In Nomascus leucogenys isolate Asia chromosome 11, Asia_NLE_v1, whole genome shotgun sequence, the following proteins share a genomic window:
- the CLDN12 gene encoding claudin-12, whose translation MGCRDVHAATVLSFLCGIASVAGLFAGTLLPNWRKLRLITFNRNEKNLTVYTGLWVKCARYDGSSDCLMYDTTWYSSVDQLDLRVLQFALPLSMLIAMGALLLCLIGMCNTAFRSSVPNIKLAKCLVNSAGCHLVAGLLFFLAGTVSLSPSIWVIFYNIHLNKKFEPVFSFDYAVYVTIASAGGLFMTSLILFIWYCTCKSLPSPFWQPLYSHPPSMHTYSQPYSARSRLSAIEIDIPVVSHTT comes from the coding sequence ATGGGCTGTCGGGATGTCCACGCAGCCACAGTCCTTTCCTTCCTGTGTGGAATCGCCTCAGTAGCAGGCCTCTTTGCAGGGACTTTGCTTCCCAACTGGAGAAAATTACGATTGATCACATTCAACAGAAACGAGAAGAACCTGACTGTTTACACAGGCCTGTGGGTGAAATGTGCCCGGTATGATGGGAGCAGTGACTGCCTGATGTACGACACTACTTGGTACTCATCAGTTGACCAGCTGGACCTGCGTGTCCTCCAGTTTGCCCTACCCCTCAGCATGCTGATCGCCATGGGTGCCCTGCTGCTCTGCCTGATTGGAATGTGCAACACTGCCTTCAGGTCCTCGGTGCCCAACATCAAACTGGCCAAGTGTCTGGTCAATAGTGCAGGTTGCCACCTGGTGGCTGGGCTGCTATTTTTCCTGGCAGGTACTGTGAGCCTCTCCCCGTCTATCTGGGTCATCTTTTATAACATCCATCTGAACAAGAAGTTTGAGCCAGTCTTTTCATTTGACTATGCAGTGTATGTCACTATTGCTAGTGCTGGGGGCCTGTTTATGACTTCCCTTATACTGTTTATTTGGTATTGTACATGCAAATCTTTGCCTTCTCCTTTCTGGCAACCATTGTACTCCCATCCACCCAGTATGCATACTTACTCACAGCCCTATTCAGCACGCTCTCGCCTCTCTGCGATTGAAATTGACATTCCAGTAGTTTCACACACCACTTAA